A region from the Stygiolobus caldivivus genome encodes:
- a CDS encoding ABC transporter ATP-binding protein: MQLSVIDAEVGYYGKTVVTVNSLKLNENEVVALVGPNGAGKTTLLRSLAGVLKPIRGKVEVDGIDLYSKEGEKIREFIGYMPAEYSPPTTLTVGEFIEFWSEIYGSQPIDIPLPAQKKIEELSSGQKKLLSLYRVFLQNPKILILDEPTANLDVNFRLMLYDKINLIKEGRIIIYSTHDISDLPIFATRIIFIKNGRIIMDGDLEGLRKNLVYIRGKIRGFPQGVKIIKEYGDGKFLIKYDGKISELVKETVGLGSEIEEVSEIDMYELYRLVMGDKV; this comes from the coding sequence GTGCAGTTGAGTGTTATAGATGCTGAGGTAGGTTATTACGGAAAGACTGTAGTAACTGTAAATTCGCTGAAATTGAACGAGAACGAAGTCGTCGCGTTAGTAGGCCCGAACGGTGCCGGCAAGACTACGCTTTTGAGGAGCTTAGCCGGGGTTTTAAAACCGATTAGGGGAAAAGTTGAGGTAGACGGGATAGATCTTTACTCTAAAGAAGGGGAGAAAATAAGGGAATTTATAGGCTATATGCCGGCTGAATATTCTCCACCTACTACCCTAACAGTAGGGGAATTTATCGAGTTCTGGTCTGAAATTTACGGTTCTCAGCCTATTGATATTCCTCTCCCGGCCCAAAAGAAGATTGAAGAGCTGAGTAGCGGTCAGAAGAAGCTCCTAAGCCTTTATAGGGTGTTCCTCCAAAACCCAAAAATCCTAATATTAGACGAACCTACGGCTAATTTAGACGTAAACTTCAGGCTAATGCTGTACGACAAGATAAATTTGATTAAAGAAGGGAGGATAATAATATATTCCACGCACGACATATCCGATTTGCCCATCTTCGCTACGAGGATAATTTTCATAAAAAACGGGAGGATAATAATGGACGGCGACCTGGAAGGACTGAGGAAGAACTTAGTGTATATTAGGGGTAAAATAAGGGGTTTCCCTCAAGGGGTGAAAATTATTAAAGAGTACGGCGATGGCAAGTTTTTGATCAAGTATGACGGGAAAATCAGTGAGTTAGTGAAGGAAACGGTGGGGCTGGGTAGTGAAATAGAAGAAGTCAGCGAGATAGACATGTATGAGTTATATAGACTGGTAATGGGAGATAAGGTCTAA